The region AATATTTATTAAGCCAAATCAAAAAGTAAAATTTCTGAGTCTGTTTTAGCTAAAAATGTTAAGTCAGTTTCTTCGCTAATAGCAACTCCATCACCTTGATCTAATAATTTATCATTAAGAAAAACGCTTCCTTTTGCAATTTGAATCCAAACATAACGATTTGGAGACACTTTATAGCTAATGGATTGATTTGCTAATAGTTTAGTTACAAAAAGGTCAGCATCTTGATGTATTTTTACTACTGTTTCTGTAGCATCTTTTGATGCAATTAATTGCCATTGTCCATTTGTTAGATTAATAGCTTTTTGTTCATAACCAGGCTCAATACCTTTCTTTTCAGGTATTATCCAAATTTGTAACAAATGGACAAGATTAGTTTGAGAAGCATTATATTCACTATGAGTAATTCCTGTGCCAGCACTCATACGCTGAATTTCTCCCAGTTTTATAGTAGAACCATTACCAAGGCTATCTTTATGTGCTAATTCACCAGATAAAATATAAGTAATAATTTCCATATTCTGATGAGAATGTGGGGCAAATCCTGCACCAGCTTTTACATAGTCTTCATTAATTACTCTTAAACTGCGAAAATGTATATGTTGCGGATCATGATAATAGTTAAATGAAAAACTATGATAACTATCCAGCCAATCTATTTCTGTTCTTCCGCGCTCATTGCTAGCTCTGACTTTCATAAACCCTCCAGTATTTTTTTATTATTAAATTTAGAATAATTCTAATTCAAATAAATTTATTGTCAAGACAGCATTGCCAAAAAAATAAAATATTAAGCAATAGTTAAGTGAGTTTTTGTAAAAAGTAATAGATAATCAATAAAATTTATAGAAAAGAGACTTAGCCATGCAAAAAAGATATAGAGGTTTAATGTTACTGTGTCAACTAGTAAGTGTGATTATTCTATTAACTACAATTAAGGTTGATCAAGTAATAAATTATACTGTTACAGCACAAAACAATGTAAGCACAAATGTTAAACCTACATTGCAAATCCCAAATAATACTTTAATAACTCGGCGTAGCCCAAAATTAAATGGAGATGGAAAAGTAGAAGGTTCTATAAGAATTTTGTCAGGCGAATCTTTTGATATAAATGGTAATTCAACCGTAGCAGGTGATATTTATGTGCCAGGAAGCCCAGAAATTAACAAATCATCAGGTGCTTCTTATAAAGGTACAGTAATAGGAGATGGAAAAGATTATCCTTCAAACTATGTAATTAAACTAAATGGTAGTTCTACAATCAATCATATAATCACTCGTACTGACGCAGTAACAATTAATCAAATTCCTTTTGTTACTGAAC is a window of Blastocatellia bacterium DNA encoding:
- a CDS encoding pirin family protein, which codes for MKVRASNERGRTEIDWLDSYHSFSFNYYHDPQHIHFRSLRVINEDYVKAGAGFAPHSHQNMEIITYILSGELAHKDSLGNGSTIKLGEIQRMSAGTGITHSEYNASQTNLVHLLQIWIIPEKKGIEPGYEQKAINLTNGQWQLIASKDATETVVKIHQDADLFVTKLLANQSISYKVSPNRYVWIQIAKGSVFLNDKLLDQGDGVAISEETDLTFLAKTDSEILLFDLA